The Coffea arabica cultivar ET-39 chromosome 8e, Coffea Arabica ET-39 HiFi, whole genome shotgun sequence genome window below encodes:
- the LOC113704711 gene encoding uncharacterized protein, with the protein MAIVLRFVDKQGYIRERFFDIVHVHETNSLTLKKEICDVLSCHNLSVQNIRGQGYDGASNMRGEWNGLQALFIQECPYAYYIHCFAHRLQLTLVATSQEVIPVEQFFTNLSLLINLVSSSCKRVDQLRVARAARIAELIAIDELETGRGQNQMGTLKRPGTTRWGSHFSSICSLFTEYEDICSVLIDVINYGNTSTQRSEADRVYDFMTSFDFVLVMHMMRDILGFAQVLSQALQCKSQDILNALKLVSVTKDRLQSYRDNGWNELFTNVKTFCDARNIEMPDMNVIYKAGRGRIRKQNDPITMEHHYRIDVFLATVDSQILEMKNRFKEDVIELLILSSALHPKDNFQAFNIEQICQLADKFYSADFTDQEKLHLRTQLELFQIEFSCNSQLQNLSSLQELCQVLAKTRKSMCYTLIDRLIRLILTLPVSTATTERAFSAMKIIKTCLRSRMEEDFLANSMIMYIEKEIARTFDVNSIIDDFDKIKSRRAQFHMSHTVK; encoded by the coding sequence ATGGCTATTGTTCTTAGATTTGTGGACAAGCAAGGCTATATTCGAGAGAGATTTTTTGACATTGTTCATGTGCACGAAACCAATTCCTTGACTTTGAAGAAGGAGATATGTGATGTCCTTTCTTGCCATAATCTTAGTGTGCAAAACATTCGTGGCCAAGGATATGATGGAGCTAGTAACATGCGTGGAGAATGGAATGGACTGCAAGCATTATTTATTCAGGAGTGCCCTTATGCATATTATATTCACTGTTTTGCTCATCGACTGCAATTAACATTGGTAGCAACATCTCAAGAGGTAATTCCTGTGGAACAATTCTTTACAAACTTATCTCTTCTCATAAATTTAGTTTCATCTTCTTGCAAACGGGTGGACCAACTTAGAGTTGCTAGAGCTGCTAGAATTGCTGAATTGATTGCTATTGATGAACTTGAGACTGGTAGGGGTCAGAATCAGATGGGTACCTTAAAACGGCCAGGGACTACAAGATGGGGGTCTCATTTTAGTTCTATCTGTAGCTTATTCACAGAATATGAAGACATTTGCTCTGTCCTAATTGATGTTATCAATTATGGAAATACATCAACTCAAAGAAGTGAAGCTGACAGAGTTTATGATTTCATGACATCCTTTGATTTTGTTCTTGTTATGCATATGATGAGGGACATTTTAGGATTTGCACAAGTACTTTCTCAAGCTTTACAATGCAAATCTCAAGATATTTTGAATGCCCTTAAATTGGTTTCAGTAACAAAGGATCGACTTCAAAGTTACAGAGATAATGGATGGAATGAATTGTTCACCAATGTAAAGACATTTTGTGATGCACGAAATATAGAGATGCCCGATATGAATGTCATTTATAAAGCAGGTCGAGGAAGAATTCGAAAACAAAATGATCCAATTACCATGGAGCATCACTACAGGATTGATGTGTTTTTGGCAACGGTTGATTCTCAAATACTTGAAATGAAGAATAGGTTTAAGGAAGATGTAATAGAGTTGCTTATTCTTAGTTCAGCATTGCACCCCAAAGATAATTTTCAGGCTTTCAATATTGAACAAATTTGTCAACTTGCAGACAAGTTTTATTCAGCTGACTTCACAGATCAAGAGAAGTTACACTTAAGAACTCAATTAGAGCTTTTCCAGATTGAGTTTTCCTGTAATTCTCAGCTTCAAAATTTGTCATCACTTCAGGAGTTGTGCCAAGTGTTAGCGAAGACAAGAAAGTCAATGTGCTATACTCTTATTGATAGATTGATTCGTCTTATTTTGACTCTTCCTGTTTCAACAGCTACAACAGAGCGTGCATTTTCTGCTATGAAAATCATCAAGACTTGCTTGCGTTCTAGGATGGAGGAAGACTTTCTTGCCAACTCTATGATAATGTATATTGAGAAAGAAATTGCTAGAACTTTTGATGTAAATTCAATCATTGATgactttgataaaattaaaagtcGTCGTGCACAATTTCATATGTCCCACACAGTCAAATAG
- the LOC140012740 gene encoding uncharacterized protein: MKKRVPFEWDESCRNAFTSIKTYLMNPSVLAAPIPAKSLILYIFAQERSVGALLAQENDEGKENALYYLSRMMTSNELNYSPIEKLCLSLIFVIQKLKHYFQAHTIRIISKSNPIKYVMAKPILSDRLARWYLQFQQFEIIYVPAKTAKRQIVADFLADHPIPAEWELTDELLDEEVFMIESPWSMYFDGAAHRDGAAMSKFCEKFHFKQYNSSMYYAAANGLAEAFNKTLCNMLKKIVDKSKRDWYLRIGEAFWVYRTTFRTPTQATPYALVYGVEAVLPLECQIPSLRIAIQEGLSEEDNVRLRLEELEALDEKRLEAQQRIECYQARLLKAFNKHVRPRSFQIGELVLAVRRPIILTHGGQRKFTPKWDGPYVVREIYTNGSYKLVAEDGLRVGPINGKYLKMYYA; the protein is encoded by the exons ATGAAGAAAAGGGTACCCTTCGAGTGGGATGAATCGTGTAGGAATGCTTTTACAAGCATCAAAACGTATCTCATGAATCCATCAGTGCTGGCTGCGCCCATTCCAGCAAAATCATTGATTCTCTATATTTTCGCACAAGAACGGTCGGTTGGGGCCttacttgctcaagaaaatgatgaaggtAAGGAGAATGCGCTGTATTACTTGAGTCGGATGATGACATCTAATGAGTTGAATTACTCACCCATCGAGAAGTTATGTTTGTCACTTATATTTGTCATCCAGAAGTTGAAACATTACTTTCAAGCACACACTATTCGAATCATATCTAAGTCTAATCCCATTAAATATGTCATGGCAAAACCTATACTATCTGATCGGCTCGCGAGATGGTACCTCCAGTTTCAACAATTCGAAATTATTTATGTACCTGCAAAGACTGCCAAAAGACAAATAGTGGCAGACTTTTTAGCCGATCATCCCATACCTGCCGAGTGGGAGTTGACTGATGAACTCCTTGATGAAGAAGTATTTATGATCGAATCCCCGTGGTCGATGTATTTTGATGGAGCTGCTCACCGTGATGGAGCTG CAATGAGCAAATTTTGCgaaaagtttcatttcaaacaatACAATTCGTCCATGTATTACGCTGCCGCAAATGGACTCGCTGAAGCATTCAACAAGACCTTATGTAATATGTTGAAGAAAATCGTGGATAAATCAAAAAGGGATTGGTATCTTCGAATTGGAGAAGCGTTTTGGGTATACAGAACTACTTTTCGAACTCCCACACAAGCAACCCCATACGCGCTTGTTTACGGTGTTGAAGCTGTTCTTCCACTTGAGTGTCAAATACCTTCACTAAGAATTGCAATTCAAGAAGGGCTCAGTGAAGAAGATAATGTTCGTCTTCGCCTTGAAGAGTTAGAAGCACTCGACGAAAAGAGATTGGAAGCTCAGCAACGGATTGAGTGCTATCAGGCTCGCCTTTTAAAAGCATTCAATAAGCACGTTCGACCTCGCTCTTTCCAAATTGGAGAGTTAGTGCTCGCCGTTCGAAGGCCAATCATTCTCACTCATGGCGGACAAAGAAAGTTTACTCCTAAGTGGGATGGTCCATATGTCGTTCGAGAAATATATACAAATGGCTCATACAAATTGGTTGCTGAAGATGGATTAAGAGTTGGCCCCATCAACGGCAAGTATCTAAAAATGTATTATGCATAA